The Oceanispirochaeta sp. M1 genome has a window encoding:
- a CDS encoding anaerobic sulfatase maturase — MKAFSLLVKPASADCNLRCEYCFYLDHICESKKTRMDDETLETMVRSYMQTKQPQYSIAFQGGEPTLMGLPFFKKLVALEKKYAPPGASIANAIQTNGTLITDEMAAFFGEYKFLLGVSMDGPPEIHDNYRKTVGKQGSHHLVQQGLDLLKKHNVEYNILTLVNDLNSRQPELVYDYLYNKGERFLQFIPCVEFKEDGVTPEDYSVSPEGWGDFLIAIFDRWYKNRYEVSIRMFDSLLNKMVLGHPSTCDMDCNCCQYFVVEYDGSVYPCDFFVKEDLKLGNVKKGSWTGFINNNIYKKFGAGKMNFQDDCRDCPWLSFCHGDCQKHRSGVNNDGLSYLCPGLKKFYKHALPRLRTLADQIIMDRSRQGM, encoded by the coding sequence ATGAAAGCTTTTTCCCTTCTGGTCAAACCGGCCTCGGCCGATTGTAATCTACGCTGTGAGTACTGTTTCTACCTGGATCATATCTGTGAATCCAAAAAGACACGTATGGATGATGAGACCCTTGAAACAATGGTCCGGAGCTATATGCAGACGAAACAGCCTCAATATTCCATTGCCTTCCAGGGTGGTGAGCCCACATTGATGGGGCTTCCCTTTTTTAAGAAACTTGTTGCCCTGGAAAAAAAATATGCCCCCCCGGGAGCTTCCATTGCCAATGCTATTCAGACCAACGGCACACTCATAACCGACGAGATGGCCGCATTCTTCGGAGAGTATAAATTCCTTTTGGGAGTCAGTATGGACGGCCCCCCGGAGATTCATGACAATTACAGAAAGACAGTAGGGAAACAAGGTTCCCATCATCTTGTACAGCAGGGTCTGGATCTTCTGAAAAAACACAATGTTGAATACAATATTCTGACCCTTGTAAACGATCTGAACAGCAGACAGCCCGAACTTGTGTATGATTACCTCTACAACAAGGGTGAACGCTTTCTTCAGTTTATTCCCTGTGTGGAATTCAAGGAAGACGGTGTAACCCCCGAGGACTACTCTGTCAGCCCCGAAGGATGGGGAGACTTTCTAATAGCTATCTTTGACCGCTGGTACAAAAACCGCTACGAGGTTTCCATCCGGATGTTCGACTCACTCCTGAATAAAATGGTACTGGGTCATCCGTCCACCTGTGATATGGATTGTAACTGCTGTCAGTATTTTGTTGTGGAATACGACGGCTCGGTCTATCCCTGTGACTTTTTTGTCAAAGAAGACCTGAAACTGGGTAATGTTAAAAAAGGAAGCTGGACAGGTTTTATCAATAATAATATCTATAAAAAATTCGGCGCTGGCAAGATGAATTTCCAGGATGACTGCAGGGACTGTCCCTGGCTCTCCTTCTGTCACGGCGACTGCCAGAAACACAGAAGCGGTGTAAATAATGATGGTCTCTCCTACCTCTGTCCCGGCCT
- a CDS encoding ABC transporter ATP-binding protein — protein MSFIDFRDVSFTYPGQKEAALKNVSFTLEKGKHIAVIGGNASGKSTMTRLMIGLLIPDSGQVLVDGRDTSDKSLHRQIRTRAGLVFQNPSTQIVATVVREDAAFGPENLALDSSEIKDRVRDALKETSLSDLSARATHMLSAGQQQRLALAGILAMGTGCLILDEAESMLNPLGRCQLNSLLEELHTEGFTVIRITHFMDQASRADQILLLHQGRLIENSSPELFVERSDDLESWSLKPSPVQKLGAYFSADLPEVKKIFLEEDLADKLKSSCRIDNSAAPRASHKSREESPLDKDGDTERDVIIRLSSVSRSYGSKSAVTVDALRDVSFKLFRGESVSVMGTTGSGKSTFLQILNSLLLPDTGELTLLSENPLDKKTDLARLRSRIGLVMQQPEKQLFASLVGDDVAFGPYQMGLRGRELSLRVKDALDQVGLSYKGYKDFPVRALSGGQKRKAALAGVLAMKPEVLLLDEPTAGLDPLSADNMESILRSLHKDGLSLITVTHNVEQAVRLSERLLVFREGRIFWDGGISEFFQNHDPGIFGLEYPLSSRIALALGMRPLPVTPAELYARLECRV, from the coding sequence ATGTCTTTTATTGATTTCAGGGATGTAAGTTTTACTTACCCCGGACAGAAAGAGGCGGCTCTTAAAAATGTCTCATTTACCCTGGAGAAGGGTAAACACATCGCTGTGATTGGTGGGAATGCCTCAGGCAAGAGCACCATGACCCGCCTTATGATAGGGCTCCTGATTCCGGATTCAGGACAGGTTCTTGTGGATGGAAGAGACACATCCGACAAATCTTTACACAGACAGATAAGAACCAGGGCAGGCCTTGTCTTCCAGAATCCCTCTACACAAATTGTGGCTACTGTTGTCAGGGAGGATGCCGCCTTCGGTCCTGAAAATCTTGCTCTGGACAGCAGCGAAATAAAAGACAGAGTCAGGGATGCGCTGAAGGAAACATCTCTCAGCGATCTTTCTGCCAGAGCCACTCATATGCTCTCTGCCGGTCAGCAGCAGAGACTTGCTTTGGCGGGAATCCTGGCCATGGGAACCGGCTGTCTTATACTCGATGAGGCTGAGTCCATGCTGAATCCTCTGGGACGGTGTCAGCTGAACAGTCTGCTTGAGGAATTACACACAGAAGGTTTTACTGTTATCAGAATCACCCACTTTATGGACCAGGCCAGCCGTGCGGATCAGATTCTCCTTCTGCATCAGGGCAGGCTGATAGAAAACAGCAGTCCTGAACTCTTTGTAGAGCGCAGTGACGATCTGGAGAGCTGGTCTTTGAAGCCATCCCCTGTTCAGAAGCTGGGTGCCTATTTTTCTGCAGACCTTCCTGAAGTGAAGAAGATCTTCCTTGAAGAGGATCTGGCAGATAAATTGAAATCGAGCTGTAGAATTGACAACTCTGCTGCTCCCCGGGCTTCTCATAAGAGCCGGGAGGAATCTCCTCTGGATAAAGATGGGGATACAGAGCGGGATGTTATCATCCGCCTGAGTTCTGTAAGCAGGAGCTACGGCAGTAAGAGTGCAGTGACCGTGGATGCCCTCAGGGATGTGAGTTTTAAACTTTTCAGAGGGGAGTCTGTCTCGGTTATGGGAACAACGGGTTCCGGTAAATCCACCTTTCTGCAGATTCTGAACAGTCTTCTCCTGCCAGATACAGGTGAGCTGACCCTTCTGTCTGAGAATCCCCTTGATAAGAAAACTGATCTGGCCCGGCTGCGCAGCAGGATCGGCCTTGTGATGCAGCAGCCTGAAAAGCAGCTTTTTGCATCCCTTGTGGGTGATGATGTGGCTTTCGGCCCCTATCAGATGGGACTCAGAGGCAGGGAGCTCTCTCTCCGTGTCAAAGACGCCCTGGATCAGGTAGGTCTGAGTTATAAAGGATATAAGGATTTCCCAGTGCGGGCTCTCAGCGGTGGTCAGAAAAGAAAGGCCGCTCTTGCAGGAGTCCTGGCAATGAAACCGGAAGTTCTCCTCCTGGATGAACCGACGGCGGGTCTCGATCCTCTTTCTGCTGATAATATGGAATCCATACTCAGATCACTGCATAAGGATGGACTCTCCCTGATCACCGTTACACATAATGTAGAGCAGGCGGTGCGTCTTTCAGAGCGTCTTCTTGTTTTCAGGGAAGGCCGGATTTTCTGGGACGGCGGTATATCCGAGTTCTTTCAGAATCATGATCCCGGGATTTTCGGACTGGAATATCCATTGAGTTCCCGGATTGCCCTTGCTTTGGGTATGAGGCCCCTTCCTGTCACTCCTGCGGAACTCTATGCAAGGCTGGAGTGCAGAGTATGA
- a CDS encoding energy-coupling factor transporter transmembrane protein EcfT, translating into MNDFEILQNLSIGQYRPGTSFLHTMNPALKLAALVLVMILILLSPFFPQLPIIFLLLIVTARLSGHGIFSLLRGTGPVLPFLIIIVLIQMFLIPRAYSSDAIMSLGRFEMHREDLIFTAKIFGRFFCLFLLFTLFTTVTTVSEISHGAEILFRPFGRKRAFSHDLSLVITITFRFIPILAMEAEHITKAQASRGGSFGTWKMGLLKKIRLYIPLLVPLFIAALERAETLVEAMEARCYEAGQERSRLTEYVWTVRDTRALTLLILFTILLLGSRFIFSFGGNYV; encoded by the coding sequence ATGAATGACTTTGAAATTCTGCAGAACCTTTCTATCGGTCAGTACCGTCCGGGGACAAGTTTTCTTCATACAATGAACCCCGCTCTGAAACTGGCGGCTCTTGTTCTGGTAATGATTCTGATACTCCTCTCTCCCTTTTTTCCTCAGCTGCCTATTATCTTTCTGCTGCTGATTGTTACAGCCAGACTTTCAGGACATGGTATTTTCTCTCTGCTCAGAGGGACAGGCCCGGTACTTCCTTTTCTGATAATCATAGTACTGATTCAGATGTTTCTGATTCCAAGGGCTTACAGTTCTGATGCAATTATGAGCCTTGGGCGTTTTGAGATGCACAGAGAGGATCTGATTTTTACAGCCAAGATTTTCGGGCGTTTTTTCTGTCTTTTTCTGCTGTTCACCCTTTTTACAACGGTGACCACTGTATCGGAGATCAGCCATGGTGCGGAGATCCTGTTCCGGCCTTTCGGAAGAAAAAGAGCGTTCTCCCATGATCTCTCTCTGGTTATTACCATCACCTTCCGCTTTATTCCCATTCTTGCAATGGAGGCAGAGCATATAACCAAGGCTCAGGCCTCAAGAGGCGGCTCCTTCGGGACCTGGAAAATGGGATTACTAAAGAAAATTCGCCTTTATATCCCTCTCCTGGTACCCCTTTTTATTGCGGCTCTTGAGAGAGCGGAGACACTGGTTGAGGCCATGGAAGCCCGCTGCTATGAAGCAGGACAGGAGCGCAGCAGGCTGACTGAGTATGTGTGGACTGTCCGGGACACTCGGGCTTTAACACTATTAATTCTGTTTACTATACTGCTGCTGGGCAGTAGATTTATCTTTTCTTTTGGAGGAAATTATGTCTGA
- a CDS encoding ECF transporter S component gives MSDTNRTRKIVITAVMAAVSVVLGATRLGFIPWFSGASLTIMHVPVIIGAILEGPVVGMIIGLIFGIFSLIQAAVAPTGPVDVFFVNPLISVLPRIFIGLSAWAVYRAFNGKLTALATILASIAGSLTNTILVLGALGIAGALPWELIAAIIAANGFAEAGAAAVICGAVVLAWKAVGDPSMNKGKKSKLDDLEDEE, from the coding sequence ATGTCTGATACAAACCGTACCCGTAAGATCGTTATTACCGCTGTGATGGCCGCAGTCTCTGTTGTTCTGGGAGCAACACGTCTGGGATTTATTCCCTGGTTTTCGGGAGCTTCTCTGACTATCATGCATGTGCCTGTGATTATCGGTGCCATTCTTGAAGGGCCTGTTGTGGGCATGATCATCGGTCTCATTTTTGGAATTTTCAGTCTGATCCAGGCGGCTGTAGCTCCTACAGGTCCTGTGGATGTCTTTTTTGTGAATCCCCTGATTTCAGTTCTGCCCCGTATTTTTATAGGTCTCAGTGCCTGGGCAGTCTACCGTGCTTTCAACGGAAAGCTGACAGCTCTTGCTACAATTCTGGCCTCCATTGCAGGGAGTCTGACAAATACAATACTGGTTCTGGGAGCCCTGGGAATTGCCGGAGCTCTACCCTGGGAATTGATTGCAGCCATTATCGCTGCCAACGGATTTGCCGAAGCGGGAGCAGCGGCTGTTATCTGCGGCGCAGTAGTTCTGGCCTGGAAAGCTGTGGGAGATCCTTCTATGAATAAGGGTAAAAAATCAAAACTTGATGACCTGGAGGATGAAGAGTAA
- a CDS encoding type III pantothenate kinase encodes MLLAVDVGNTNIVLGVHDGEGWINHWRISTDSSKMPDEYGVLVRDLLREGGVSRDSINQAVISSVVPGLTGKIRDMVQRTTGITPLIVGPGVKTGLKICIENPAELGTDIVCNSVAAYNRIQGNCIVVDFGTALTFTAIREPGEILGVSIAPGLQAAAEALSEHTAQLPQVWLEPPQKAIGTNTIKSIQSGVVWGYTGLVESLIDRMKKELGGTASVVATGGRSQVIAPLTDRFTLTEPWLILEGLRLIAGRNQAFFEE; translated from the coding sequence ATGCTGCTTGCTGTAGATGTGGGTAATACCAATATAGTTTTAGGGGTTCATGACGGTGAGGGCTGGATAAATCATTGGCGGATCAGTACTGACTCTTCAAAGATGCCCGATGAATATGGTGTTCTTGTACGTGATCTCCTCAGGGAAGGGGGAGTCTCACGAGATTCAATCAACCAGGCTGTCATCAGTTCTGTAGTTCCCGGACTCACAGGCAAGATTAGAGATATGGTTCAGCGCACAACCGGAATTACTCCTCTGATTGTAGGTCCCGGCGTTAAAACCGGACTCAAGATATGTATTGAGAATCCCGCAGAACTGGGAACCGATATTGTCTGTAACTCTGTGGCCGCATATAACAGGATTCAGGGAAACTGTATTGTTGTTGATTTCGGTACGGCCCTGACTTTTACAGCCATCAGGGAGCCCGGGGAGATCCTGGGAGTCTCTATTGCTCCGGGACTTCAGGCCGCCGCCGAAGCTCTATCCGAGCATACCGCACAGCTGCCTCAGGTCTGGCTTGAGCCTCCTCAAAAGGCTATCGGAACCAATACAATCAAGTCCATCCAGTCCGGAGTTGTCTGGGGTTATACGGGTCTGGTCGAATCCCTCATCGACAGGATGAAGAAAGAACTGGGCGGTACGGCTTCTGTTGTTGCCACAGGAGGCCGTTCTCAGGTTATTGCTCCTCTTACCGACCGATTCACCCTGACAGAACCCTGGCTTATCCTCGAAGGGTTGAGGTTGATTGCCGGAAGAAACCAGGCGTTTTTTGAGGAATAG
- a CDS encoding Ldh family oxidoreductase, which translates to MESYRFKKEDLISFCQKVFIVHGVSADDAHDCAEVLVAADARNIPSHGIARLKRYLSGIQEGSMDIHAQAEVIRDSPVSLLLDAEGALGVPVSKRAMNHVLDKAEKSGMAFACVRNSNHYGIAGYYAMMALERDMIGISMTNTAALGVPTFGRQVMFGTNPMAFAAPADKEKSFVLDMSTTVVTRGKIEVYDRESKDLVSGWAVDKHGKSVRQAGPLLDDMFHRKGGGIVPLGGDSEISGGHKGFGLAMMVDIMTGVLSGSAWGPDICDSQDSSARVSHCFGAMKIDLFMDSLQFRKNMDMMLQDIRNMEAAEGQDRVYFAGLKEFEAEADSLKLGVAVPAAVCESLRSIADEFSISFPSAT; encoded by the coding sequence ATGGAATCTTATCGATTTAAAAAAGAGGACCTTATTTCATTTTGTCAGAAGGTTTTTATAGTCCATGGAGTCTCCGCCGATGATGCACATGATTGTGCTGAAGTTCTGGTTGCAGCGGATGCCAGAAATATTCCCTCCCATGGGATAGCCAGACTGAAGAGGTATCTCTCGGGTATTCAGGAAGGGTCCATGGATATACATGCCCAGGCCGAAGTAATCAGGGACAGTCCTGTTTCTCTCCTTCTGGATGCTGAGGGAGCTCTTGGTGTTCCTGTCAGTAAAAGAGCGATGAATCATGTACTGGATAAGGCGGAAAAGAGCGGTATGGCTTTCGCCTGTGTCAGGAATTCCAACCATTACGGTATTGCCGGCTATTATGCAATGATGGCTCTGGAAAGGGATATGATTGGAATCTCAATGACAAATACGGCGGCTCTTGGTGTCCCAACTTTTGGACGGCAGGTTATGTTCGGCACAAATCCAATGGCTTTTGCAGCTCCTGCAGACAAGGAGAAATCCTTTGTTCTGGATATGTCCACCACCGTCGTAACAAGAGGGAAAATTGAGGTCTATGACAGGGAGTCAAAGGATCTGGTCTCCGGCTGGGCTGTTGATAAGCATGGGAAAAGTGTTCGTCAGGCAGGACCTCTGTTAGATGATATGTTTCACAGAAAGGGCGGCGGGATTGTTCCTCTCGGAGGTGACTCTGAAATCTCAGGTGGTCATAAAGGGTTTGGATTGGCCATGATGGTGGATATCATGACCGGGGTTCTCTCTGGTTCCGCATGGGGGCCGGATATCTGTGACAGTCAAGATTCTTCAGCCCGTGTTTCTCATTGCTTCGGAGCGATGAAAATTGATCTTTTTATGGATTCCCTTCAATTCAGGAAAAACATGGATATGATGCTTCAGGATATTCGCAATATGGAAGCAGCAGAGGGGCAGGACCGGGTCTATTTTGCCGGATTAAAAGAGTTTGAGGCGGAAGCAGACTCTCTAAAGCTCGGAGTAGCTGTTCCGGCTGCTGTATGTGAGTCATTACGTTCTATTGCTGATGAATTTTCCATATCCTTCCCATCAGCAACTTAA
- a CDS encoding PaaI family thioesterase: MKHNIKAKQNNSKNCFVCGLSNDFGLKTKFYETENDEIVALFTPELRHQSYPGITHGGISAAILDETIGRAIMARYDEQVWGVTVDLRIRYRKPVPYDVELKAVGRISEERGPFFEGSGEILLPNGDVAVSCTGKYMKRNISDIASDAFSDEEWFPVEDETAVRELDLP, encoded by the coding sequence ATGAAACATAATATAAAAGCCAAACAGAATAATTCAAAGAACTGCTTTGTCTGTGGACTGAGCAATGACTTCGGTCTTAAAACCAAATTTTATGAAACAGAGAATGACGAGATAGTTGCCCTCTTCACTCCGGAACTGCGACATCAGAGCTACCCCGGAATCACCCACGGCGGCATATCGGCAGCTATTCTGGATGAAACCATAGGACGGGCCATCATGGCCAGATATGATGAACAGGTATGGGGAGTGACTGTGGATCTGAGAATCCGTTACAGAAAGCCTGTCCCCTACGATGTTGAACTGAAGGCCGTAGGCAGAATTAGCGAAGAAAGAGGTCCCTTCTTCGAAGGAAGCGGAGAGATACTTCTTCCCAACGGTGATGTAGCAGTCAGCTGCACCGGCAAATACATGAAAAGAAATATCTCTGATATAGCAAGCGATGCTTTTTCTGATGAGGAGTGGTTTCCGGTGGAAGATGAAACCGCTGTCAGAGAGCTTGATCTACCCTGA
- a CDS encoding patatin-like phospholipase family protein: protein MFKRHKSAKHHLSHHNEKYCLILSGGGAKGVYHVGAWRALSEIGVEVEAFIGNSIGAILAGFLAQNKIQEMEDIGANIAADFIMNIPEEFLDGGNIHIGKANLAAFKKFYHSVIEKKGIDVSPLRELLYKNLSEKAIRKSGNELGVVTFNVSDFKPQYVFLDDMAEGTVLDYLMASAAFPGLEQTVINGKSFIDGGVVDNMPYEMARERGYKNIIVVDISGMGINKKPNIQGTSTIYIKNSIQMGWIFDFSKSFLHDFNELGYLDTKKVFGYLKGEKYFFKPHKKFEHSYQRYIKSSEARSIIDFHLPDLTDGDYTVDQKIRMLLPESMRRHKDLLYCLADCAASIFQVKRVHEYSLRELVETIREKKEIEDERIVKLKMEITPSQRISLAKNLEFLFKEVRREVLRKDGERDTPYYDYCLCTEVLEWGQKILVKGLMVHHKELAAGLLATDFLFNKY, encoded by the coding sequence ATGTTCAAGAGGCATAAATCTGCTAAACATCATCTTTCTCATCACAATGAAAAATACTGCCTTATTTTGAGCGGTGGAGGGGCCAAGGGTGTCTACCACGTTGGTGCCTGGAGGGCTCTGTCCGAGATAGGTGTTGAGGTTGAGGCTTTTATCGGCAATTCCATAGGGGCCATTCTGGCAGGATTTCTGGCACAGAATAAAATTCAGGAAATGGAAGATATCGGTGCCAATATCGCTGCAGATTTCATTATGAATATTCCTGAGGAATTCCTTGATGGCGGGAATATCCATATAGGTAAAGCAAACCTGGCGGCATTCAAAAAGTTCTATCACAGTGTTATAGAGAAAAAGGGGATAGACGTATCCCCTTTACGGGAGCTCCTTTACAAAAATTTGAGTGAAAAAGCCATCAGGAAGAGTGGGAATGAGCTTGGTGTCGTAACTTTTAATGTATCAGATTTCAAGCCTCAGTATGTATTCCTTGATGATATGGCAGAGGGAACCGTACTGGATTATCTCATGGCCAGTGCCGCTTTTCCGGGACTGGAGCAGACTGTTATAAACGGAAAGTCCTTTATCGACGGCGGGGTTGTGGATAATATGCCCTATGAAATGGCCCGGGAGAGGGGATATAAAAATATTATTGTTGTAGATATTTCGGGTATGGGGATTAATAAAAAACCTAATATTCAGGGAACCAGTACGATCTACATTAAAAACTCCATTCAGATGGGCTGGATCTTTGACTTCAGTAAGTCCTTTTTACACGACTTCAATGAGCTGGGTTATCTTGATACCAAAAAGGTGTTTGGATATCTCAAGGGTGAGAAGTATTTCTTTAAACCCCATAAGAAATTTGAACACTCCTATCAGAGGTACATAAAGAGCTCTGAGGCAAGATCAATAATTGATTTTCATCTGCCCGACCTTACTGACGGTGATTATACTGTTGACCAGAAGATAAGAATGCTTCTGCCCGAAAGTATGAGACGGCATAAGGATCTGCTTTACTGTCTGGCCGACTGTGCTGCCTCTATCTTTCAGGTGAAGAGGGTCCATGAATACAGTTTGCGTGAACTGGTTGAGACTATCAGAGAAAAAAAAGAGATAGAGGATGAACGGATCGTGAAACTGAAGATGGAGATTACCCCTTCACAGCGAATCAGTCTGGCAAAGAATCTGGAGTTTCTGTTTAAAGAAGTCAGAAGAGAAGTTCTGAGAAAGGATGGTGAACGGGATACTCCCTATTACGATTACTGTCTCTGTACAGAGGTTCTGGAGTGGGGGCAGAAAATCCTTGTGAAGGGATTGATGGTGCACCATAAGGAGCTTGCCGCCGGGCTGCTGGCTACGGATTTTCTGTTTAATAAATACTGA
- a CDS encoding adenylate/guanylate cyclase domain-containing protein: MIKKMTIISIRKYLLILTILLLSGLNSLSSQTWNLGETATFNLRELDLENETAQLEGPWDFYWDDFLMKAEDFNGSSAEIIDVPDAWNKKAYHPEHGYGTYRCRILLPPGSERIGLKLDYTFNHYRLYVNGALVHQNGDPGNEWIRNPQIQVPRLVILPHSSELEIIFHVSNYYDFNGGLLDAPEIGSYEALKLKKDRTEIMESFLFGVFLVIGILYILFYLSRQEETDSSLFFGLFSLVLALRTLLYGEHILAMLFPGISVELEATLGHLTFYLAIPLFLKFISKEYPFKFSRYIEIPIYIISTFYCLLAIFTRHHFYIYFLTVFQVAALVTGLTIFTILIIRSFRKDTAARILLGGFFLLLLDAVNDILYSQKVLETFHMVPLGLGVFILGQATLLSWKIGKSFKESKRLAQELKYTNNSFRRFVPVEFLTYLNKETISEIQLGDHVQMDMTVMFLDIRDFTSLSEKMTPHENFLFLNSYYKRICPIIRDYRGFIDKYLGDGIMALFPGPDSAENAVQASIKMRLILKLYNNHRKKTGYDPIAVGIGIHTGTLMMGTIGEDKRMDGTVISDAVNLCSRIESLTKEYGLSIALSEESFQRLKSKEQRQVRYIGMVPVKGKEKPVKIYELFNGDSPSITNLKLRTREEFEKAVRFRDEGNYDAARSCFESVQKEFPEDRTTAIYLSRFRKSEN, from the coding sequence ATGATAAAAAAAATGACAATAATATCCATAAGAAAATATCTGCTCATTCTAACTATCCTGCTGCTGTCCGGACTCAATTCTCTATCATCTCAGACCTGGAACCTTGGAGAAACTGCAACATTCAATCTAAGAGAACTGGATCTGGAAAATGAAACAGCTCAGCTTGAGGGTCCCTGGGACTTTTACTGGGATGATTTTTTAATGAAAGCTGAGGATTTCAACGGGTCATCAGCCGAAATCATAGATGTGCCTGATGCATGGAATAAAAAGGCTTATCACCCGGAACACGGTTATGGAACTTATCGCTGCCGTATTCTTCTGCCGCCGGGCAGTGAAAGGATAGGTCTGAAGCTGGATTATACATTCAACCATTACAGGCTCTATGTAAACGGAGCACTGGTTCATCAGAACGGAGATCCCGGCAATGAATGGATACGGAATCCACAGATCCAGGTTCCCCGTTTAGTCATACTTCCCCATAGCAGTGAGCTGGAAATTATATTTCATGTTTCCAATTACTATGATTTCAACGGTGGATTACTGGATGCTCCCGAGATAGGCAGCTATGAAGCACTGAAACTTAAAAAAGACAGAACCGAGATTATGGAATCCTTCCTGTTCGGTGTCTTCCTGGTTATCGGAATACTCTACATACTCTTTTACCTGAGCAGACAGGAGGAGACTGACTCCTCCCTCTTCTTCGGTCTCTTTTCTCTTGTACTGGCCCTGAGAACCCTCTTATACGGAGAACATATACTGGCTATGTTATTTCCGGGTATCTCTGTAGAACTGGAAGCCACATTGGGGCATCTGACATTCTATCTGGCCATCCCTCTCTTTTTAAAGTTCATAAGCAAGGAATACCCCTTCAAGTTCAGCCGTTATATTGAGATTCCTATTTATATAATATCTACGTTCTACTGCCTCCTCGCCATCTTTACCAGACACCATTTTTATATCTATTTCCTTACGGTCTTCCAGGTAGCTGCTCTTGTTACAGGTCTTACAATTTTCACTATTCTTATTATAAGATCATTTAGAAAAGATACGGCAGCCCGTATACTGCTTGGCGGTTTCTTTCTGCTTCTCCTTGATGCAGTGAATGATATTCTTTATTCACAGAAAGTCCTTGAAACATTTCATATGGTGCCCCTGGGACTTGGAGTGTTCATACTGGGACAGGCAACTCTGCTCAGCTGGAAGATCGGTAAATCCTTCAAGGAGAGCAAACGCCTTGCACAGGAACTGAAATATACCAACAATTCATTCCGACGATTTGTTCCTGTAGAATTTCTTACCTATCTTAACAAGGAAACAATCAGTGAGATTCAGCTGGGTGACCATGTTCAGATGGATATGACAGTCATGTTTCTGGACATCAGGGACTTCACATCTCTGTCTGAAAAAATGACACCCCATGAAAATTTCCTGTTCCTGAATTCCTATTATAAAAGAATCTGCCCGATTATCCGTGACTATAGAGGCTTTATTGATAAATACCTGGGTGATGGAATAATGGCCCTCTTTCCTGGTCCGGATTCCGCAGAAAATGCAGTACAGGCTTCTATAAAAATGCGTCTTATCCTTAAACTCTACAATAATCACAGGAAAAAAACCGGATACGATCCCATAGCTGTGGGAATCGGCATACACACAGGAACCCTGATGATGGGAACCATAGGTGAAGATAAAAGGATGGACGGAACTGTCATTTCCGATGCAGTCAATCTCTGCTCCAGAATAGAGAGCCTCACCAAGGAATACGGTTTGAGCATTGCCCTCAGCGAAGAGAGCTTCCAACGCCTCAAAAGCAAAGAGCAGAGACAGGTACGTTATATAGGGATGGTCCCCGTTAAAGGAAAAGAAAAACCCGTAAAGATCTATGAGCTGTTCAACGGAGACTCTCCATCCATAACGAATTTGAAGCTGAGAACCAGAGAAGAATTTGAAAAAGCAGTCCGTTTTCGGGATGAGGGAAACTATGATGCGGCCCGTAGCTGTTTTGAGTCGGTGCAGAAAGAATTTCCTGAGGATAGAACAACTGCTATTTACCTGAGTCGATTCCGGAAATCTGAGAATTAG